The following proteins come from a genomic window of Mycobacterium sp. DL:
- a CDS encoding wax ester/triacylglycerol synthase family O-acyltransferase, which yields MVTRLSASDASFFRLENSATPMYVGSLSILRKPRNGLSYETLLNTVERRLPQIPRYRQKVQEVPFGLARPVWVDDRDFDITYHVRRSALPSPGSDTQLHDLVARLGSRPLDKSRPLWEMYLVEGLAKNRLAIYTKTHQALVNGMTALEIGHVIADRTQKPPEFGEDIWIPGREPNDRQLLLGALGEWVTRPTAQATAARIAVTEAVTNTDQLMDLGRRAAEVARTVARGTAPSSPLNTTVSRNRRFSVSSGSLEDFRLVRARYDCDVNDVVLAVIAGALRNWLLSRGEPVGATTTVRAMAPMSVYPEAELDSTGPGQAISEVSPFLVDLPVGEANPVVRLSQIAHATESHPTAGSLVDARTIVTLTGFGPPTLHAMGIRVATSFSARQFNLLITNVPGAQKQMYIAGTKLLETYAVPPLLHNQVLAIGITSYNGMLYFGINADRDAMSDVDMLPSLLRESLDELLEAAK from the coding sequence GTGGTGACGAGGTTGTCGGCGTCGGATGCCTCTTTCTTCCGGTTGGAGAACTCGGCCACCCCGATGTACGTCGGGTCGCTGTCCATCCTGCGCAAGCCCCGCAACGGGCTGAGCTACGAAACCCTGCTCAACACCGTGGAACGGCGGCTGCCGCAGATTCCGCGCTACCGGCAGAAGGTGCAGGAGGTGCCGTTCGGTCTGGCCAGGCCGGTCTGGGTCGACGACCGCGACTTCGACATCACCTACCACGTCCGGCGCTCGGCGCTGCCGTCCCCGGGCAGTGACACCCAGTTGCACGACCTCGTCGCCCGGCTGGGTTCCCGGCCGCTGGACAAGTCTCGGCCGCTGTGGGAGATGTACCTGGTCGAGGGTCTGGCCAAGAACCGGCTCGCGATCTACACCAAAACGCATCAGGCGCTGGTCAACGGGATGACCGCGCTGGAGATCGGCCATGTGATCGCCGACCGGACCCAGAAACCGCCCGAGTTCGGCGAGGACATCTGGATTCCCGGCCGTGAACCCAACGATCGCCAACTGCTCCTCGGCGCGCTCGGGGAATGGGTCACCCGGCCCACCGCGCAGGCCACTGCGGCGCGCATCGCGGTCACCGAAGCCGTGACCAACACCGATCAACTGATGGACCTGGGGCGCCGGGCCGCCGAGGTGGCCCGCACCGTCGCGCGTGGCACCGCCCCGAGCAGTCCGCTGAACACCACCGTGTCGCGCAACCGGCGATTCTCGGTGTCCTCGGGCAGCCTCGAGGACTTCCGCCTCGTGCGGGCCCGCTACGACTGCGACGTCAACGACGTGGTGCTCGCGGTGATCGCCGGGGCCCTGCGCAACTGGCTGCTGTCGCGGGGTGAACCGGTGGGCGCGACGACGACTGTGCGCGCGATGGCTCCGATGTCGGTGTACCCGGAGGCCGAACTCGATTCGACCGGCCCCGGTCAGGCGATCAGCGAGGTGTCGCCGTTCCTGGTGGATCTGCCTGTCGGGGAAGCCAACCCGGTGGTGCGGCTGTCGCAGATCGCCCATGCCACCGAATCGCACCCCACCGCGGGCAGTCTGGTCGACGCCCGGACGATCGTCACGCTGACCGGCTTCGGTCCGCCCACGCTGCACGCCATGGGCATCCGTGTCGCGACCAGTTTCTCGGCCCGCCAGTTCAACCTGCTGATCACCAACGTCCCCGGCGCCCAGAAGCAGATGTACATCGCCGGGACCAAGCTGCTGGAGACCTACGCCGTGCCGCCGCTGCTGCACAACCAGGTGCTGGCGATCGGGATCACCTCCTACAACGGCATGCTGTACTTCGGCATCAACGCCGACCGCGACGCGATGAGCGATGTCGACATGCTCCCGAGCCTGCTGCGCGAATCGCTGGATGAACTGTTGGAAGCCGCGAAGTGA